A single window of Periophthalmus magnuspinnatus isolate fPerMag1 chromosome 9, fPerMag1.2.pri, whole genome shotgun sequence DNA harbors:
- the kif2a gene encoding kinesin-like protein KIF2A isoform X1 has protein sequence MAAAFGKIVVGTYVEIKRSDGRIHQAMVTSLNEDNESVTVEWIENGDTKGKEIDLESIFALNPDVAPEEEISPSPETPPPPTPTGVKSSRIAKNRRTIAPSKSETPSRDNRVLPTRGRPLQPQQPEPAPPPPSQQPAQPTQAQTQQQLQNARRKSNCVKEVEKLQEKRERRRLQQQELREKRAQEVDTTIPNYEIMYMIRDFRASLDYRPLTTADLIEEHRICVCVRKRPLNKKELSMKDLDVITIPSKDVVMVHEPKQKVDLTRYLENQTFRFDYAFDDSSTNEMVYRFTARPLVETIFERGMATCFAYGQTGSGKTHTMGGDFSGKNQDCSKGIYALAARDVFLMLKKPNYKKLDLQVYSTFFEIYSGKVFDLLNRKAKLRVLEDGKQQVQVVGLQEKEVKCTEDVLKLIEVGNSCRTSGQTSANAHSSRSHAVFQIILRRKGKMHGKFSLIDLAGNERGADTSSADRQTRLEGAEINKSLLALKECIRALGRNKPHTPFRASKLTQVLRDSFIGENSRTCMIATISPGMTSCENTLNTLRYANRVKEFGISPSDIPFSQGGQGNRPDLSPTNTYEYDDFAAVSPSRVKELTVDPNQVMVEGGRPNIHTVNQLDLDEEWMGLSPQRDDLKLLCEQNEEEVSPQLLTFHEAVSQLVEMEEQVLEDHRAVFQESIRWLEDEKVLLEMTEEVDYDVESYATQLEQILDQKIDILTELRDKVKSFRSALQEEEQASKQINPKRPRAL, from the exons ATGGCGGCGGCTTTCGGGAAGATAGTCGTCGGTACATATGTTGAGATAAAGCGCAGCGATG GACGTATACATCAGGCAATGGTGACCTCGCTCAATGAGGACAATGAGAGCGTCACTGTGGAGTGGATCGAAAATGGAGACACAAAAGGGAAAGAG ATTGATTTGGAAAGCATATTTGCACTTAATCCTGATGTAGCACCAGAGGAGGAGATCTCCCCTAGCCCTGAAACTCCTCCGCCACCGACACCCACTGGTGTTAAATCGAGCAGAATCGCAAAG AACCGACGCACAATAGCACCCAGTAAAAGTGAGACACCGTCCAGAGATAACAGAG TGCTTCCCACTCGGGGCCGACCTCTGCAGCCTCAGCAGCCTGAACCAgccccacctcctccctctcagcAGCCTGCTCAGCCCACTCAAGCTCAGACTCAACAACAGTTACAGAATG CAAGGAGAAAGTCTAATTGTGTGAAGGAGGTGGAGAAACtgcaagagaagagagagagacgacgACTTCAGCAACAAGagctgagagagaagagggcgCAG GAAGTGGACACTACCATTCCCAACTATGAGATTATGTACATGATCAGAGATTTCAGAGCCAGTTTAGACTACCGACCTTTGACAACAGCAGACTTG ATTGAGGAGCATAggatctgtgtttgtgtgaggaagcgtccactgaacaaaaaag AGTTGTCCATGAAGGACTTGGATGTAATCACTATTCCCAGTAAGGATGTGGTGATGGTACATGAACCCAAACAGAAAGTGGACCTGACGCGTTACCTGGAAAACCAAACATTTCGCTTTGACTATGCGTTTGACGATAGCTCCACTAATGAGATGGTTTACAG gtTCACTGCCAGACCCTTAGTAGAGACTATTTTTGAGAGGGGGATGGCCACCTGCTTTGCCTATGGACAGACAGGCAGTGGAAAAACACAT ACTATGGGTGGAGACTTTTCCGGTAAAAATCAAGACTGTTCTAAAGGAATCTATGCCCTTGCTG CTCGGGATGTATTTCTCATGTTGAAGAAACCCAATTACAAGAAGTTAGATTTACAAGTTTATTCCACGTTCTTTGAAATCTACAGTGGGAAG GTATTTGATCTGCTGAATCGAAAAGCCAAACTGAGGGTGCTGGAGGACGGTAAACAACAAGTGCAAGTCGTTGGGCTCCAGGAGAAAGAAGTGAAATGCACAGAGGATGTCCTAAAACTTATCGAAGTGGGCAACAGCTGTAG AACGTCTGGGCAGACATCAGCCAACGCCCACTCGTCTCGCAGCCACGCTGTGTTCCAGATTATTCTCAGGAGAAAGGGCAAAATGCATGGAAAGTTTTCTCTCATTGATCTGGCTGGAAATGAGAGGGGTGCAGACACATCCAGTGCTGATCGTCAGACGCGTTTAGAGGGAGCAGAGATCAACAAAAGCCTGCTTGCTTTAAAG GAATGTATCCGAGCCCTGGGGCGTAACAAACCACACACTCCCTTTAGAGCCAGCAAACTCACCCAGGTCCTCCGTGACTCATTCATTGGGGAGAATTCTCGCACCTGCATG ATTGCCACCATCTCTCCTGGAATGACTTCCTGTGAGAACACATTGAACACACTACGTTATGCCAACAG AGTGAAAGAGTTTGGGATTAGTCCATCAGACATCCCCTTCTCCCAGGGCGGGCAGGGGAACCGTCCCGACCTCTCACCAACCAATACCTATGAGTATGACGACTTTGCTGCTGTATCTCCCAGCAG GGTCAAGGAGCTCACGGTGGACCCTAACCAGGTGATGGTGGAAGGGGGTCGGCCCAACATCCATACTGTTAATCAGCTGGACCTGGATGAGGAGTGGATGGGCCTTTCTCCACAGAGGGATGACCTCAAGCTGCTCTGTGAACAGAAT gaggaggaggtgtcccCTCAGCTCTTGACGTTCCACGAGGCTGTGTCTCAGTTAGTGGAGATGGAGGAGCAGGTTCTTGAAGACCACCGAGCTGTTTTTCAG GAGTCCATTCGGTGGTTAGAAGATGAAAAAGTGCTGCTAGAGATGACCGAAGAGGTGGACTATGATGTGGAGTCTTACGCCACTCAACTTGAACAGATCCTGGACCAGAAGATAGATATCCTCACGGAGCTCAGAG ACAAAGTGAAGTCATTCCGCTCTGCCCTTCAAGAGGAGGAGCAAGCTAGTAAGCAGATCAACCCCAAGAGGCCGCGAGCTCTTTAG
- the kif2a gene encoding kinesin-like protein KIF2A isoform X2, which produces MAAAFGKIVVGTYVEIKRSDGRIHQAMVTSLNEDNESVTVEWIENGDTKGKEIDLESIFALNPDVAPEEEISPSPETPPPPTPTGVKSSRIAKNRRTIAPSKSETPSRDNRVLPTRGRPLQPQQPEPAPPPPSQQPAQPTQAQTQQQLQNARRKSNCVKEVEKLQEKRERRRLQQQELREKRAQEVDTTIPNYEIMYMIRDFRASLDYRPLTTADLIEEHRICVCVRKRPLNKKELSMKDLDVITIPSKDVVMVHEPKQKVDLTRYLENQTFRFDYAFDDSSTNEMVYRFTARPLVETIFERGMATCFAYGQTGSGKTHTMGGDFSGKNQDCSKGIYALAARDVFLMLKKPNYKKLDLQVYSTFFEIYSGKVFDLLNRKAKLRVLEDGKQQVQVVGLQEKEVKCTEDVLKLIEVGNSCRTSGQTSANAHSSRSHAVFQIILRRKGKMHGKFSLIDLAGNERGADTSSADRQTRLEGAEINKSLLALKECIRALGRNKPHTPFRASKLTQVLRDSFIGENSRTCMIATISPGMTSCENTLNTLRYANRVKELTVDPNQVMVEGGRPNIHTVNQLDLDEEWMGLSPQRDDLKLLCEQNEEEVSPQLLTFHEAVSQLVEMEEQVLEDHRAVFQESIRWLEDEKVLLEMTEEVDYDVESYATQLEQILDQKIDILTELRDKVKSFRSALQEEEQASKQINPKRPRAL; this is translated from the exons ATGGCGGCGGCTTTCGGGAAGATAGTCGTCGGTACATATGTTGAGATAAAGCGCAGCGATG GACGTATACATCAGGCAATGGTGACCTCGCTCAATGAGGACAATGAGAGCGTCACTGTGGAGTGGATCGAAAATGGAGACACAAAAGGGAAAGAG ATTGATTTGGAAAGCATATTTGCACTTAATCCTGATGTAGCACCAGAGGAGGAGATCTCCCCTAGCCCTGAAACTCCTCCGCCACCGACACCCACTGGTGTTAAATCGAGCAGAATCGCAAAG AACCGACGCACAATAGCACCCAGTAAAAGTGAGACACCGTCCAGAGATAACAGAG TGCTTCCCACTCGGGGCCGACCTCTGCAGCCTCAGCAGCCTGAACCAgccccacctcctccctctcagcAGCCTGCTCAGCCCACTCAAGCTCAGACTCAACAACAGTTACAGAATG CAAGGAGAAAGTCTAATTGTGTGAAGGAGGTGGAGAAACtgcaagagaagagagagagacgacgACTTCAGCAACAAGagctgagagagaagagggcgCAG GAAGTGGACACTACCATTCCCAACTATGAGATTATGTACATGATCAGAGATTTCAGAGCCAGTTTAGACTACCGACCTTTGACAACAGCAGACTTG ATTGAGGAGCATAggatctgtgtttgtgtgaggaagcgtccactgaacaaaaaag AGTTGTCCATGAAGGACTTGGATGTAATCACTATTCCCAGTAAGGATGTGGTGATGGTACATGAACCCAAACAGAAAGTGGACCTGACGCGTTACCTGGAAAACCAAACATTTCGCTTTGACTATGCGTTTGACGATAGCTCCACTAATGAGATGGTTTACAG gtTCACTGCCAGACCCTTAGTAGAGACTATTTTTGAGAGGGGGATGGCCACCTGCTTTGCCTATGGACAGACAGGCAGTGGAAAAACACAT ACTATGGGTGGAGACTTTTCCGGTAAAAATCAAGACTGTTCTAAAGGAATCTATGCCCTTGCTG CTCGGGATGTATTTCTCATGTTGAAGAAACCCAATTACAAGAAGTTAGATTTACAAGTTTATTCCACGTTCTTTGAAATCTACAGTGGGAAG GTATTTGATCTGCTGAATCGAAAAGCCAAACTGAGGGTGCTGGAGGACGGTAAACAACAAGTGCAAGTCGTTGGGCTCCAGGAGAAAGAAGTGAAATGCACAGAGGATGTCCTAAAACTTATCGAAGTGGGCAACAGCTGTAG AACGTCTGGGCAGACATCAGCCAACGCCCACTCGTCTCGCAGCCACGCTGTGTTCCAGATTATTCTCAGGAGAAAGGGCAAAATGCATGGAAAGTTTTCTCTCATTGATCTGGCTGGAAATGAGAGGGGTGCAGACACATCCAGTGCTGATCGTCAGACGCGTTTAGAGGGAGCAGAGATCAACAAAAGCCTGCTTGCTTTAAAG GAATGTATCCGAGCCCTGGGGCGTAACAAACCACACACTCCCTTTAGAGCCAGCAAACTCACCCAGGTCCTCCGTGACTCATTCATTGGGGAGAATTCTCGCACCTGCATG ATTGCCACCATCTCTCCTGGAATGACTTCCTGTGAGAACACATTGAACACACTACGTTATGCCAACAG GGTCAAGGAGCTCACGGTGGACCCTAACCAGGTGATGGTGGAAGGGGGTCGGCCCAACATCCATACTGTTAATCAGCTGGACCTGGATGAGGAGTGGATGGGCCTTTCTCCACAGAGGGATGACCTCAAGCTGCTCTGTGAACAGAAT gaggaggaggtgtcccCTCAGCTCTTGACGTTCCACGAGGCTGTGTCTCAGTTAGTGGAGATGGAGGAGCAGGTTCTTGAAGACCACCGAGCTGTTTTTCAG GAGTCCATTCGGTGGTTAGAAGATGAAAAAGTGCTGCTAGAGATGACCGAAGAGGTGGACTATGATGTGGAGTCTTACGCCACTCAACTTGAACAGATCCTGGACCAGAAGATAGATATCCTCACGGAGCTCAGAG ACAAAGTGAAGTCATTCCGCTCTGCCCTTCAAGAGGAGGAGCAAGCTAGTAAGCAGATCAACCCCAAGAGGCCGCGAGCTCTTTAG
- the dimt1l gene encoding probable dimethyladenosine transferase — protein sequence MPKVKAEKKSRQHQEVKNQGIMFNTGIGQHILKNPLVVNGIIEKAALRPTDVVLEVGPGTGNMTVKLLEKAKKVVACELDCRLVAELQKRVQCTPMQSKLQILVGDVLKTDLPFFDVCVANLPYQISSPFVFKLLLHRPFFRCAVLMFQREFAMRLVAQPGDKLYCRLSINTQLLARVDHLMKVGKNNFRPPPKVESSVVRIEPKNPPPPVNFQEWDGLVRIAFVRKNKTLSAAFKSSAVEQLLEKNYRIHCSVHNVPVPADFSISNKIESILQEANFSEKRARSMDIDDFMVLLHAFNSAGIHFS from the exons atgccGAAGGTTAAAGCAGAAAAGAAAAGTCGCCAACACCAAGAAGTTAAAAACCAAG GTATTATGTTCAACACTGGTATTGGACAACACATCCTCAAGAACCCTTTAGTTGTTAACGGTATCATAGAGAAG GCTGCTCTTAGGCCAACAGATGTGGTCCTTGAAGTGGGACCGGGTACAGGAAACATGACTGTGAAACTGCTAGAAAAGGCTAAAAAG gttGTAGCTTGTGAGTTGGATTGCAGATTGGTGGCTGAACTTCAGAAGAGAGTACAATGCAC gccAATGCAAAGTAAACTTCAGATTTTAGTTGGTGATGTACTGAAAACTGATCTTCCTTTCTTTGATGTCTGTGTTGCAAATTTACCATACCAG ATTTCGTCACCCTTTGTCTTCAAACTTTTACTCCATCGGCCATTCTTTAG ATGTGCAGTATTGATGTTTCAAAGAGAGTTTGCGATGCGTTTAGTTGCTCAACCAGGAGACAAGCTTTACTGTAGATTGTCCATAAACACACAGCTGTTGGCTCGAGTTGACCATCTCATGAAG GTGGGGAAGAATAATTTCCGCCCTCCCCCTAAAGTAGAATCGAGTGTTGTCAGGATAGAACCCAAAAATCCTCCACCTCCAGTAAACTTCCAg GAGTGGGATGGTTTGGTCAGAATAGCTTTtgtgaggaaaaacaaaacactcagtGCAGCATTCAA GTCTTCAGCAGTAGAGCAGCTGCTTGAGAAAAACTACAGAATCCATTGTTCTGTACACAATGTG CCTGTACCAGCTGACTTCAGCATTAGTAATAAGATTGAAAGTATTTTGCAAGAGGCAAACTTCAGCGAAAAGAGAGCTAGGTCCATGGACATTGATGATTTCATGGT acTACTTCATGCTTTCAATTCTGCAGGGATCCACTTTTCTTAA
- the cenph gene encoding centromere protein H, with product MEQPEDLGQLSHTMEAVASYDEPAPHNTSAQGDTSPLDMLRIKQQMFNQCFEMKVRLQTGDPKRACSSSEAERDLLDFVTEIENAKTNYFNCTLALHRMQMWHTLAEKLNQNDAEANELQRVSERCMAFCSQTKQLQQESRALQDDIAELQKKRLELKRLTHEKMKEMEELKSKKEHPDSERYKAVIEKGQANLEKHKKMAIMTQNVLRGLLLAYKINWIDDPKLRDIAMTLEEFPISD from the exons ATGGAGCAGCCTGAGGACCTGGGACAGCTCAGTCACACCATGGAGGCAGTGGCTTCATATGATGAGCCTGCTCCTCACAACACATCTGCACAAGGCGATACCTCACCTCTAGACATGCTCAG AATAAAGCAACAGATGTTTAACCAGTGTTTTGAGATGAAAGTGCGCCTCCAAACCG GAGATCCTAAAAGAGCATGTAGCTCATCTGAAGCAGAGAGAGATTT GCTGGATTTTGTGACTGAGATTGAGAATgccaaaacaaattattttaactgTACATTAGCTCTGCACAG gatgCAGATGTGGCACACTCTTGCTGAAAAACTTAACCAAAATGATGCAGAGGCAAA TGAGCTGCAGCGCGTGAGTGAACGCTGTATGGCCTTTTGTTCACAAACTAAACAACTCCAACAa GAATCAAGAGCTCTTCAAGATGACATTGCTGAATTACAAAAGAAGAGACTAG AGTTAAAACGTCTTACTCATGAGAAAATGAAGGAGATGGAGGAGTTGAAGTCAAAGAAAGAACATCCAGACTCAGAAAGATATAAAGCTGTGATAGAGAAAGGCCAAGCAAACCTGGAAAAACACAAGAAGATGGCCATCATGACACAGAACGTCCTGAGG GGCCTGCTTTTAGCTTATAAGATTAACTGGATTGATGACCCCAAACTTCGTGACATTGCCATGACACTAGAAGAATTTCCCATCTCTGATTAA
- the LOC117376089 gene encoding betaine--homocysteine S-methyltransferase 1-like: protein MTSKRDILERLNAGEVVVGDGGMVLQLERRGYVKAGHWTPEAAVQHPEAVRQLHREFLRAGADVLQTFTFYCSEDKLELSGNVTDITGAEINEAACDLAREVADEGSALVAGCVSQTPCYLGNHNEAEVKSLFKKQMDEFLKKDIDFFIAEFFQYVEEAAWAVEVLKTSGKTVGATMCISPHGDMSGLPPGDCAVRLVKAGADIVGVNCHLDPTACIQTVKLMREGLERAGLKAHLMIQPLGCHTPECNKSGYMGLPEFPFALECRSLTRWDVHKYARETYEAGIRYIGGCCGFEAYHIRAISEELRAERGFLPPASEKHGLWGAALEMHTKPWVRARAHREYWESLLPASGRPKCPSMATPEYE from the exons ATGACGAGCAAAAGG GACATCCTGGAGAGGTTGAATGCCGGGGAGGTGGTCGTTGGTGATGGTGGGATGGTTTTGCAGTTGGAGAGACGTGGTTATGTGAAAGCTGGACACTGGACCCCTGAAGCAGCTGTTCAACATCCTGAAGCAG TGCGCCAGCTGCACAGGGAGTTCCTCAGAGCTGGAGCTGATGTACTTCAAACATTCACCTTTTACTGCAGTGAGGACAAGCTGGAGCTGAGTGGAAATGTCACCGACATCACT ggTGCTGAAATCAATGAAGCAGCCTGTGACCTGGCCAGAGAAGTGGCTGATGAGGGGAGTGCTCTGGTCGCCGGCTGTGTGTCCCAGACTCCCTGTTACCTGGGAAATCACAACGAGGCCGAGGTCAAGTCTCTGTTTAAGAAACAGATGGATGAATTTCTCAAAAAGGACATTGACTTCTTCATAGCTGAG TTTTTCCAGTATGTGGAGGAAGCCGCCTGGGCTGTAGAGGTGCTGAAGACCAGTGGTAAAACTGTGGGAGCCACAATGTGCATCTCTCCTCATGGAGACATGAGCGGACTGCCTCCTGGGGACTGTGCTGTGCGTCTGGTCAAAGCAGGAGCTGATATCGTTGGGGTAAACTGCCACTTGGACCCGACGGCTTGTATCCAAACAGTGAAGCTGATGAGAGAGGGGCTGGAGAGGGCAGGCCTCAAAGCCCACCTCATGATCCAGCCTCTGGGGTGTCACACTCCTGAATGTAATAAGAGTGGTTATATGGGTCTGCCAGAGTTCCCATTTG CGTTGGAGTGCAGGTCTTTGACTCGCTGGGATGTGCACAAATATGCCAGGGAGACATACGAGGCAGGGATCCGGTACATCGGCGGCTGCTGTGGGTTTGAGGCCTATCATATACGAGCCATATCTGAGGAGCTGCGAGCAGAGAGGGGCTTTCTCCCGCCTGCATCAGAGAAGCACGGCCTGTGGGGGGCAGCATTGGAGATGCACACAAAACCCTGGGTCAGAGCCAG AGCTCACAGAGAGTACTGGGAAAGTCTTCTACCAGCGTCTGGGCGGCCCAAGTGTCCATCAATGGCCACACCAGAGTATgaatga
- the LOC117375990 gene encoding betaine--homocysteine S-methyltransferase 1-like, with amino-acid sequence MKRNKRDILERLNAGEVVVGDGGMVLQLERRGYVKAGHWTPEAAVQHPEAVRQLHREFLRAGADVLQTFTFYCSDDKLELSGNVTNITGTQINEAACDLAREVADEGSALVAGCVSQTPCYLENHNEAEVKSLFKKQMDEFLKKDIDFFIAEFFRYAEEAAWAVEVLKTSGKTVGATMCISPHGDMSGLPPGDCAVRLVKAGADIVGVNCHLDPTACIQTVKLMREGLERAGLKAHLMIQPLGCHTPECNLTGYISLPEYPFALECRSLTRWDVHKYAREAYEAGIRYIGGCCGFEAYHIRAISEELRAERGFLPPASEKHGLWGAALEMHTKPWVRARARREYWENLLPASGRPRCPSMAKPADE; translated from the exons atgaaaagaaacaaacGG GACATCCTGGAGAGGTTGAATGCCGGGGAGGTGGTCGTTGGTGATGGTGGGATGGTTTTGCAGTTGGAGAGACGTGGTTATGTGAAAGCTGGACACTGGACCCCTGAAGCAGCTGTTCAACATCCTGAAGCAG TGCGCCAGCTGCACAGGGAGTTCCTCAGAGCTGGAGCTGATGTACTTCAAACATTCACCTTTTACTGCAGTGATGACAAACTGGAGCTGAGTGGAAATGTCACCAACATCACT GGTACTCAGATCAATGAAGCAGCCTGTGACCTGGCCAGAGAAGTGGCTGATGAGGGGAGTGCTCTGGTCGCCGGCTGTGTGTCCCAGACTCCCTGTTACCTGGAAAATCACAACGAGGCCGAGGTTAAGTCTCTGTTTAAGAAACAGATGGACGAATTTCTCAAAAAGGACATTGACTTCTTCATAGCTGAG TTCTTCAGATATGCAGAGGAAGCCGCCTGGGCTGTAGAGGTGCTGAAGACCAGTGGTAAAACTGTGGGAGCCACAATGTGCATCTCTCCTCATGGAGACATGAGCGGACTGCCTCCTGGGGACTGTGCTGTGCGTCTGGTCAAAGCAGGAGCTGATATCGTTGGAGTAAACTGCCACTTGGACCCGACGGCTTGTATCCAAACAGTGAAGCTGATGAGAGAGGGGCTGGAGAGGGCAGGCCTCAAAGCCCACCTCATGATCCAGCCTCTGGGGTGTCACACTCCTGaatgtaatctgactggttacATCAGTTTGCCTGAGTACCCTTTTG CGTTGGAGTGCAGGTCTTTGACTCGCTGGGATGTGCACAAATATGCCAGGGAGGCATACGAGGCAGGGATCCGGTACATCGGCGGCTGCTGTGGGTTTGAGGCCTATCATATACGAGCCATATCTGAGGAGCTGCGAGCAGAGAGGGGCTTTCTCCCGCCTGCATCAGAGAAGCACGGCCTGTGGGGGGCAGCACTGGAGATGCACACAAAACCCTGGGTCAGAGCCAG GGCTCGCAGAGAGTACTGGGAAAATCTATTACCTGCATCTGGGCGGCCCAGATGTCCGTCAATGGCCAAACCAGCGGATGAATGA
- the LOC117375989 gene encoding junction-mediating and -regulatory protein-like: protein MSFTMEDHLESGWVAVRPNVFEEKEKHKFAFIVAWNEVEGKFAITCHNRTVQRRSLIKDSESHIRITAKEETKGCSKLSSAPATPPSPVKVQSEDDTSLSPDVEVLHELSPGSDSPELEETLRAEDCSWAGLFSFQDLRAVHQQLCSVNSTLEPYLPGFPEEPAGMWSVLFGPTEVSQTEMEELCFSLHQYLGHALDTCGWKILSQVLFTENDDTDEYYESLSELRQSGYEEALHRASRHLTELLERHGSTDSMVDLLDLYEQEDQAFGGLLEASTQLYQYLLQPFRDMRELAMLRRQQIKISLANDYLGPRRIEALKKEDCDWQKKAQEAVLNIQDFTVKYFEITARAQKGVYERMKSDQRKFGKASWTTAVTRMERLRYSVAKETLQLQRAKEISLEQRKHALKEEMQSLCSSEDAMALLDHMERQYYELQLQLYDIQAEILQCEELLLTAQLESIRRQMAEHQNEVVYYDTFESADDITEVDTEVKAVIRRLQDSARQLETRRGRITAKRSYLRNKRDICMFNHKEKQQGLQKTLMPQKIRNKEVEDDERKNCRVSQERQKTLDRLRTFKQRYPGQVILKSTRLRVSHSRRRDRGRIESSKDEAEPLYQSTSVQTDPSPTLTTQPVSSLTTCLPLVPVPCSVDSSCSPCSLSSLLASPISVPPPPPPPPPPAKDETSSSPSPGLREKSTHSDTEDSSLSPIGPFVPRFFDSSQLVSARKKLRKTEFETQSRRVSSPMDEVLASLKRGSFHLKKVDQRSMPPAKSDDDANSILAQIRKGVKLRRVPQKDRKDQAELAAPTDPLTKSIHDALRRIKEASPESDSDDEGPMGPEWES from the exons ATGTCTTTCACCATGGAGGATCATTTGGAGTCTGGGTGGGTAGCAGTTCGACCAAATGTGTTTgaagaaaaggaaaaacataAATTCGCTTTTATTGTGGCCTGGAACGAGGTGGAGGGGAAATTTGCCATCACTTGTCACAACAGGACGGTGCAGAGAAGGAGCTTGATCAAAGATTCAGAATCTCACATCAGGATCACGGCCAAAGAGGAAACGAAAGGATGCTCCAAGCTCTCATCAGCCCCTGCGACACCGCCGAGCCCCGTTAAAGTTCAGAGTGAGGACGATACCAGTCTGAGCCCGGATGTTGAGGTGCTTCACGAGCTGTCCCCTGGATCGGACAGTCCAGAGTTGGAGGAGACCCTGCGCGCGGAGGACTGCAGCTGGGCAGGACTCTTCTCTTTCCAAGACCTCCGAGCCGTGCACCAGCAGCTCTGCTCCGTCAACTCCACCCTAGAGCCGTACCTCCCGGGGTTCCCGGAGGAACCCGCGGGAATGTGGAGCGTGCTCTTCGGCCCCACTGAGGTGTCCCAAACAGAGATGGAAGAGCTGTGCTTCAGTCTGCACCAGTACCTCGGCCACGCGCTGGACACGTGTGGGTGGAAGATCTTGTCGCAGGTGCTGTTCACGGAAAACGACGACACGGATGAGTACTACGAGAGCCTGAGTGAGCTCAGACAGTCTGGATATGAAGAGGCTTTGCACCGGGCCTCCAGACATCTGACGGAG CTGTTGGAGAGGCATGGGAGCACGGACAGCATGGTCGACCTGCTGGACTTGTATGAGCAGGAGGACCAGGCGTTTGGGGGTTTACTGGAGGCCTCCACTCAGCTGTACCAGTACCTCCTGCAGCCATTCAGAGACATGAGGGAGCTAGCGATGCTACGCAGACAACAGATCAAG ATTTCTTTGGCAAATGATTATTTGGGACCACGGAGAATTGAAGCCCTTAAAAAGGAGGACTGTGACTGGCAGAAGAAGGCTCAGGAGGCTGTCCTAAACATCCAGGACTTCACTGTTAAATACTTTGAGATCACTGCCAGGGCTCAGAAAG gAGTTTATGAGCGAATGAAGTCAGACCAGCGTAAATTTGGTAAAGCCTCGTGGACAACAGCAGTGACGCGCATGGAAAGACTACGTTATTCTGTAGCTAAAGAAACTCTTCAACTACAGAGAGCCAAAGAGATCTCTTTGGAGCAGAGGAAACATGCACTGAAAGAAGAG ATGCAGAGCCTTTGCAGCAGTGAGGATGCAATGGCCCTTTTAGACCACATGGAAAGGCAGTATTATGAACTCCAACTGCAGCTGTATGACATCCAGGCTGAAATCCTCCAGTGTGAAGAgctgctcctcactgctcagCTGGAGAGCATCCGGAGGCAGATGGCAG aGCATCAGAATGAAGTGGTCTACTATGACACCTTTGAAAGTGCAGATGATATAACAGAAGTTGACACTGAAGTGAAGGCGGTGATAAGAAGACTACAGGACAGTGCTCGGCAGCTTGAGACCAGAAGAGGGCGCATCACTGCGAAGCGTTCTTATCTTAGAAACAAAAGG GATATTTGTATGTTTAATCACAAGGAGAAGCAACAGGGACTTCAAAAAACTCTTATGCCTCAAAAG ATAAGAAACAAGGAAGTGGAAGATGACGAGAGGAAAAACTGCAGAGTAAGTCAGGAAAGACAAAAAACACTGGACAGATTACGAACTTTTAAACAG AGGTATCCAGGTCAGGTCATTCTGAAGTCGACTCGGCTGCGTGTTTCTCACAGCAGAAGAAGAGATAGAGGAAGGATAGAGAGTAGTAAAGACGAAGCAGAACCGCTGTACCAGAGCACCAGTGTTCAGACAGACCCCAGCCCTACACTGACCACTCAGCCAGTCTCATCGCTCACCACATGTCTCCCGCTGGTCCCCGTTCCCTGCTCTGTGGATTCATCCTGCTCCCCctgctctctgtcctccctaCTGGCGTCTCCCATCTCTGTTCCACCTCCGCCCCCGCCCCCCCCTCCACCTGCCAAAGACGAGACCTCTTCATCACCTAGCCCAGGCCTGAGAGAGAAGAGTACTCATAGTGACACAGAAGACTCTTCCCTATCCCCCATTGGCCCCTTTGTACCACGATTCTTTGACAGTAGCCAGTTGGTCAGTGCACGAAAAAAGCTCAGGAAGACAGAGTTTGAAACCCAGAGCAGAAGAG TAAGCTCACCAATGGATGAAGTCCTAGCCTCTTTAAAAAGAGGCAGCTTTCACCTAAAGAAGGTTGATCAACGATCCATGCCTCCAGCAAAGTCTGATGATGATGCAAACAGCATCTTGGCCCAGATTCGTAAAGGGGTCAAACTGAGGCGTGTCCCGCAGAAAGACAGAAAGGATCAGGCAGAGTTAGCTGCTCCCACGGATCCTCTCACCAAAAGCATCCACGATGCACTGCGGCGCATCAAAGAGGCCTCACCAGAGTCGGACAGCGATGATGAAGGACCTATGGGCCCTGAATGGGAAAGTTAA